From a region of the Kaistia sp. 32K genome:
- a CDS encoding MFS transporter codes for MTLTASRRISPLQELWSSPLYRGATLAMFLSGLGTSAAAPQIVLFLVRELGTSLPMAGLYYLTSLTAPIAGYLVGSYSDRTGGRLGLFRLCAIAGFVGWAGFAVSTQAWIPFAIGAVILAFSGAAASQIFAAVHDELVRNPGKANDDVVAIIRMALTAGWVIGPALGAWFASETSLRALFWATAICFLAQIVPLGRLKVSAPSRPKTAADPEAASVARFGAMLPLLAFTALFVLVYAGEAIKYGFLLLYMEEHLRIAPGVRGAIIGVQPLIELIIMPFSVVLGRRFGPLKLMAFAAALCVAANLCFAGWPSVAGMFAGQILMGGVWGLFAVLGILVAQRLLPGAVATASAIFMSSSALSSAVGGVAGSIGVAAFGLPSVFYIPAVFAALAVLGLAAMARRHPLR; via the coding sequence GTGACCCTCACCGCTTCCCGGCGCATTTCGCCACTCCAGGAGCTCTGGTCGTCGCCGCTCTATCGCGGCGCGACCCTCGCCATGTTCCTTTCGGGGCTGGGCACATCCGCCGCCGCGCCGCAGATCGTCCTGTTCCTGGTCCGGGAACTCGGCACGTCGCTGCCGATGGCCGGGCTCTATTATCTGACCAGCCTGACGGCGCCGATCGCCGGCTACCTCGTCGGCAGCTATTCCGATCGGACGGGAGGCCGGCTCGGGCTGTTCCGATTGTGCGCGATCGCCGGCTTCGTCGGGTGGGCCGGCTTCGCGGTGTCGACGCAAGCCTGGATCCCGTTTGCCATCGGGGCGGTCATCCTCGCCTTCTCCGGCGCGGCGGCGTCGCAGATATTCGCCGCCGTTCACGATGAACTCGTCCGGAATCCGGGCAAGGCGAACGACGACGTCGTGGCGATCATTCGGATGGCGCTGACGGCCGGCTGGGTCATCGGCCCGGCGCTGGGCGCCTGGTTCGCGTCCGAGACCAGCCTCAGGGCGCTGTTCTGGGCAACGGCGATCTGCTTCCTGGCGCAGATCGTGCCGCTGGGGCGGCTCAAGGTTTCCGCGCCCTCCCGCCCCAAAACGGCGGCCGACCCCGAGGCGGCCAGCGTTGCGCGCTTCGGCGCGATGCTGCCGCTTCTCGCCTTCACCGCGCTCTTCGTCCTGGTCTATGCCGGCGAGGCCATCAAGTACGGTTTTCTGCTGCTCTATATGGAAGAACATCTGCGGATCGCGCCGGGCGTCCGGGGCGCCATCATCGGCGTCCAGCCTCTGATCGAGCTGATCATCATGCCGTTCAGCGTTGTGCTCGGACGACGGTTCGGCCCTCTCAAACTCATGGCCTTCGCGGCGGCGCTCTGCGTGGCGGCGAACCTCTGCTTTGCCGGCTGGCCATCGGTCGCCGGAATGTTCGCCGGCCAGATCCTCATGGGCGGCGTCTGGGGCCTGTTTGCCGTGCTCGGCATCCTCGTCGCCCAGCGTCTCCTGCCGGGCGCGGTCGCGACCGCTTCCGCCATCTTCATGAGCTCGAGCGCGCTCAGTTCCGCCGTCGGAGGTGTCGCGGGAAGCATCGGCGTCGCCGCCTTCGGCCTTCCTAGCGTCTTCTATATCCCGGCCGTCTTCGCGGCTCTGGCCGTCCTCGGTCTCGCCGCCATGGCGAGACGTCACCCGCT